One region of Mycobacteriales bacterium genomic DNA includes:
- a CDS encoding CBS domain-containing protein, giving the protein MATPRLVLRASATVDEALAALDNAHLPGAPVVNGDGAFIGSLHRDGVPPREQAEDDEAPTVGRIADPNAITVAADGHLDAALEALAVSHGDWVPVLDQTSRVVGIIGTGDLVRGYQLALRASIRRLGRAAKGSILVEHTVSDAAPAIGRRVADLSLPRHTVIVAVLRHGALLFADADTTLQPGDMVSALTRIGDEPVLRVLFADPIVAADETGGQPPDALI; this is encoded by the coding sequence ATGGCGACCCCACGACTGGTGCTACGGGCGTCGGCCACGGTGGACGAGGCGCTCGCCGCGCTGGATAACGCACACCTGCCGGGAGCGCCGGTGGTGAACGGCGACGGTGCGTTCATCGGCAGCCTGCACCGCGACGGTGTGCCACCGCGCGAGCAGGCCGAGGACGACGAGGCGCCGACCGTCGGCCGGATCGCGGACCCCAATGCGATCACCGTGGCCGCCGACGGCCACCTCGACGCCGCCCTGGAGGCGCTGGCTGTCAGCCATGGCGACTGGGTGCCCGTCCTCGACCAGACCAGCCGCGTCGTCGGCATCATCGGCACCGGCGACCTCGTTCGCGGTTACCAGCTCGCCTTGCGCGCGTCCATCCGGCGCCTCGGCCGCGCGGCCAAGGGGTCGATCCTCGTGGAGCACACGGTCAGCGACGCCGCGCCGGCCATCGGCCGTCGAGTTGCCGACCTCAGCCTGCCGCGGCACACCGTGATCGTCGCGGTGCTGCGCCACGGCGCCCTGCTGTTCGCGGACGCCGACACGACCTTGCAGCCCGGTGACATGGTCAGCGCCCTCACCCGGATCGGTGACGAACCAGTGCTTCGAGTGCTGTTCGCCGACCCCATCGTGGCTGCCGACGAGACCGGCGGGCAGCCGCCTGACGCGCTGATCTGA